CGTATCTCTCACCGTGAACACTTGACCTTCCATATCATCTTTCATTACCTGGAGATGTACATGTTAATATCCTACGTTTCGGGGCCAGGCCGTTGAACctttattctaatatttgTCCATAACTTAATTGAGTGTATACTTAATTTAGATGACAGGGCTTCTTTGACCATGTGACATCTTTGTACTTTCGTAGAGCATAAACATGGATTATTTTTCCGACGGACCTGAGAAAATACCCCCAGAGGATAATACATACACTGCCAAGTGTGAGGACTCGAAAGAATAAACTTGATCATGAGAATATCATCTAGGCGCTGCGATTTCTCGATATTTCTAGTACATTCATTGGTATGTCATACTTGTTAGCTCGACCCTCCGACAGTCACACCACTCAAGTCCTCAAGATTTCACAACAAAAAGATTCCAGGCTATTCTTCCGCCCGCATCTGGATCTTCTGACTTCTTCCCAATATAACTGTACTCAAATCGCCCACTGGTATCGCAATCGGAAAGTCCACTGCCTCCAGCATTTGCGCAATGAAGATATGCCAGACTGGCACGACCAAAGCGAGACTGAATGCACCCGCCGCCTGCGTATACagtatattagataaaaaatagcATTATAGATTGGGGAAGGGGGAATGAACACACCATCTGAAGTCGAGCAGCAAGAGCAACTTCCCCCAGCGCTAACTGGAAGTAGGTGGCTGCGAATAAAGCAAAGGTGATaacgaggaggaaaagagcGGTAAAAAGGCAGATGTTGGTTCGGATGGAACATATTGTGTATACAAATGTGAGAATCGTCAAGGCAATGTAGTAAAACCCTAAGGGTATAACTGGTTAGTGACCGATACTACAGCCTCTATGAAAGTTGCGCGATTGTACATACCAACGGTAGCGTTATAAGATGGAGTTTGCATTCCCTCTAGTGCGTTGCCGGTCGATGAGTAGTGAAGCCCTGTTGCAAATAGGGGCATGAGACCTGTCCCTTGTACTATCCAGAACGTGCCTTGATAATGTTAATTGTGGGCATCCACGTGACTGGAAATCTGCGATACGTACCGTAGGTAAAGAATAAGGCGCATGAAAATGTGTTCCCGATAACCCATTCCCCAATACCGCCGAGAATTTGTATCATCCCCccaaagaaaataaacacgGGTCTGTGCCGCTGTGAGCATCTGAAGGAAGTGGTCTAATAGACTATAATGTACTCACAGTATCGCGGCACCACTCTCGCCACTTCCCCTGATGCCCATCGTTATAAAGGCATTTGGGGTGGCAGATACCAGAAACCCGATAAGCGATATTGGAGTAGGATTACCTACTTGCTTACGCAAGTCACCTTTCACCGAGGGATGCTTGGGGCTCAAGTAAAGCTTTTCAAATACATCACGGGAGACAGGAAGAAAGACACTCTCGGCTGTTCGAATTGGCCGAAGAGTGTCGATGTCATGTTTCTCACTGATATCACCACTGGACATGATTAGGGATGTGAAACGGGCGATGACTTGACCTTGGAAATTGCTGTGGTTTAAGCAATGTTGAGTCCACAGTAAACCTATATATACCTGGCTTATCCCTAAGCTTACCCCATATTTCTTGCTTTAAGCTACATCATCCTAAGACCCCTGTATGGTCAATGCCGACCTGCATGCCGGTCTAGTCAATACGGATCCGCTTTATGCGGGTATCGCGGAGAGAAATGCGGGGATAGCTCAATTTTGAGCTGTATTCGAGGTATTTGAATGGGCGAGAGCTTAATTAGAGTTATCGATAGTTGAGCCTTCCCCACGTTCAGCATATACGCTGCAGCAGGGGTTATAGATCCTGCCATGTGTTCTTGAACCAGGGGGCGACGGATTGCATTTTGCGAAGCCAAGAAGTCTATTTTATCCTTCCATGAATGTATGAGTAATTGCTTGCTGTTAGAATAGAACCAGTTTCTTGTCTTAGCAAACAGCACATTCGAGATCGGCCCCAAGTGGCGAAAGAAAGAGCGGAATCGAATCGGAATATTCAGAAGGATACATTTGATGGTGGCGAGTTCCCTCAGTCTTTCAGGGATCTACTATCAAGTGGAGCACCAATAGTTGCATGTTGATTCTCAATACCCAGAAAGGATTTCCATATGGCCGAGAGCTTAATTGTCGGTAGTTCAAGTGCACGGTTCTCTACCACCTCTTCCCTCATGAGCCTAGATGCTCGATTAAGCCCCTCCGTCCCCGCAACATGCTATGTGAGAAACTCAATTTGAGTCCTCAATCATGTAATTCCCGAATGTCCCACCCGCTCGCATCTCGTAACTCGGGTTCGGTTAATGCGGGACCAAGCCGAGGAAGGACGTCACAACTTAGAATCCTTCAAGATCCCGCCAAACCCTAATCTAAGATACATACTGTCACCTTCGAACGTTTCTACTACACAAACGTTTAAATGTATTCAATACTCACTATTAGGATATTTGCTGCAATGGGGACAAGGAGCCCCGTAGCCATCAGCAGGATTCAGAGCCATCCTATAGCAGGATTCTCAGTGATAATCGGTCTATCCAGCAACAAGCAGTACACAGATCGATAATAAGACAATCTATACAGATTATACTAACCATTAAACATGGTTATTTGATCTGAAGCTTAATCTTGTTCTTATTTGTGCAGGTCCCAAGTCTTATAATCACTTCCGCTCTAGTTTCCGCCGTACCGGGTTCACAGCGGAATGAGAGCGGAATTCAACGGGTCTGCGGTTCAATTTGCGGGTCGGATATAAACTTCGACGAGTGAAGTATGTATACCCCGCTAATTGCTAGCCATCTAGTATTACCAGAAAACGACACATCCCCGTCCCTGGTGGCATTGGCCCTATTATAGTTCCAGTATCTCGACAGTACGCCGACTGGCAATGAACTAGGAATTAGTGTGGGGGATGTTTCGCGCGGAGTCGAGGCGAAGATGAATATTGTCGGAGATTAGCAGTCTCTTGGGCGGGTACAAACTCACATCCAGCCCGTAGCCTAGACTCTTTTCCAACCAGGCTGTTGGACATGCGCATGGACATCTGGAGCGTTTGTGCGTCCCAGGTGGGAACATAGGATAATCTGGGGGGCCCGCTTTCCCCGAAGctctaaataatataccaGCCTTGCTGGGCCGCAATTTAACAACCGAGGAGCCGAGGGTATGCAGTATTGCGATCTTTATGCAGAATATGTGCTATTACCTTCCCATGGGCAAAATATGTCATTCTAACTCACGTCTAGCCTAGTGTCAGCGTCCATAGTCCTAATCTCAGCCTATAACGGATCCGCTTTTAACTGACGATGGCAGAGTATTAGGACTTGGGACATATATGGTAATGGTAATGGACTTTTATCACAAGACTGCTGCCATTATGCCTCTCCCTGCCCCTACCAGGGAGATTCGTGGTCGTACTTGAAGTCTAccagaaacaaaagagaTAGACGTTAGAAAGCGACAGTATCGGTTGCATGCTAGAATGACAATTTTGTGACTTAGTCTATGGTGAAGACATCAGTGAGATGGTGAGCATGGCTGTAGACTGTAGTTGCTGGATGAGTATAGGAATGCTGAATGAGTAGGAAGCAAacgaaagcaagaaaaagaggtcCGACCAAGACTACAACGAAGACAGCAAGGTCATGATTGCGCAGTGTGCGAAACATCGCCAAACATCTTTTAGGTTTGTACTTCGTTAAAACATACGCACACTTCAACGATAACGCAATGAAAACAGGATAATGTAGTTCATGTTCAAGTGTTGCTTTTTCAACATGGCATATGAGTTTCTACACATACCCTGTCTTTCTACACAACACACCGCTTGATACCGTAGTCCAACTAAGGATATATCATTGTAAGGCAGAGGGTAACACAATTAACATATAAACAGGGCGAGAGAGTTTAGCATCTTGAAAGCCGGTCGATGACAGAAGTCAAAGATAACTATATATCATGAATCAATGAGATACGCAAGACATGAATAAAGTCTTAAAAAATCCCGATCGTAGATATCAATAATATATGGAGAATAGTAGAAATAACACCAGGGGAAGAGGATTCATAAGATATCCATCCGCTCCAGATGACAAGAAGCTAATGTGGAAAGCAAGACTAAGTTTCTAGCTATAAAATAAGCTCAATAAGATCAGCCGTAATACAAGCTGTCCAAGCCTAACCAAGGGAACTCATCTAACTAACGGTTCAAGATTCATTTACCTCGAATATAGTGCAGCTATTTAAAGCTCTATTGAAGGTTTTGACCATACGTCAGTTCCTCATTATGCTTCGTATAAGCCTAATTTAAGCTTTTCGGACAGATCTTGCCAACGGAAGTTTACGATGATAGTAGTGAATTTCCCCCTATTCATAATCGAAAAATTCCCAGAGAATAATTCTCTACACCACCATCATGCATGGGCACAGCACCCCGAACATACATGCAGGCTAGGATACGGTAGAGATAACCCAAATCGGTAATTCCGACCTCGGGATGCCGAGAAAGGAGAACATACCGCGCGATCATGTTCGGGAATAAACGTGGCGTGTTAGAATCTTCCCAGTGGGTATTGGATCGTATCCGCTTTCTACACGGTTTTGATCTCTGCTTTTTCTCCGcctttactccgtatgttGAGTTTGACCACTCGGGTATTTCTGAGGGGGAACGTGAATTCGTGGATTAGCGGTCAGAAATTAACCGTCAGCTGGAGGTTGGTCTGAGAGGGCCGAGATTTTATTAGCCTGTGAAGAATCTTCTCTTAGCTTGGTGCTgggttgtttttcttttttctttgcacCTTTCGGTGGTGTTAATGAAAATCTATGCATATACTAATTTTCGGGTAAGGCAGGAATCCTGAACCCTGTGCCCTATTTTTGAGAGTCTCATCTACGCGGGTGATCGACACATAATTAATGACGATCCATTCAGTTTGAAGAATGTGTGCATGTTTGCTTGGGGAAAGTAATATGCATATCCATTAATGGTGGCagatctattaaatactaGTAAATTCAAAGCAACTTGTCATACCTGTCGTGAAGGAAAATCTATAACATGGGGATATATCGTGTACTCtaaatggaagaaaagaaaaacaatttTATGCGAAGGAAGCTGACCCGTAGCAAGTATCAAGTGACGtgctccttttcctcctcctttggGATTCTCACCCAGACAACAGTTACCAGCGCAGCTAGTAACTGGCATGCCAATGCAAACCACCAAATGGCCCGAAGTCCTGTCAGGCCTACGTCCCCATCTGGACCCTGGTCGACTTTTGCCCCGATCGCGTCGGCAATACTTGTAATGATCGCAGAGGAGAGGTTTTGATTTGTGACCAATAGACTGGCTGCACTTCCTTGATAGGATCGAGGAACATTGCTcgtgatgaagatggaggcAGCGGCGAAAGCCATATCCGGTCCGAACGTTACGAGGGCTATGCCGGGAAAAGACAAGGCCCAGTAGATCGTATTTGGAGTTTGCGGAAGGAAGAATGCCGGTCCGAGGGTGAATGCAAACATGGAGACGATATAGATGTAATGACCGGGAACTAGATGCAGAATGCGACTGACGATGAAAGTCGCGATGATGCCGACAACCGCATTCGGGATGTGGTACAGTGCCACCGCAATAGGTGTCGCATGCTGGATTCTCAACCAAAACTGAATTGCATAGAACTGCCATGCCCCGAAAAATGAACCGAATCCTAGAAAGTAGGCCACCATGAGAGGTGTAAAGCCTTTCGTCCGCCATAGCCGACTGGGAATCAATGGCCGTGCCACGTATCGTTCCGCGACGAACAGACAAATAAGAAAAACGATGCCTAGCGCCACTAACACGCACGTATATACCGACCATTTGGTAACTGAGCCTTGGGTCAAACCAAATAGGAGACAGACACAGCCCGCAATGGCAAACAGGGCTCCAATATAATCGAACTGACGTAGAGTGGGTGCTTCTGTGCCTTCCACGTCGGCAActggacgaagaggaggaatcgagaagaaggcagcGACAGCGCACAAGCCAGTGATAATGGCATTCACACCGAATATCCAGGGAAGGTTTCCGTGGAGAAGACCACCTTCAATGGCCCCCAAGCTGAATCCTAACGGAGCCGTGGCGCTGATAGCAGCAAAGACGCGATTCTTGCGGATGCCAGGGCTATAGAGGCGCCCAAGAACGCTCATTGAGCCAGAAACCAGAACACCAATAGCAAGTCCTTGCATTGCTCTTACAACGAAAAATAAAACCTCTCGTGACGgatcaagagaaaaagcaccAACAACGTTCCAGATAGTAAGCCATGCAAATGCGCCCACGATGGCTCGACGAGGTGGAGTCAAGTCCAATAGAGAGCCTGACACAACAACAGACACCCCGTTTGAGCAAGCGTAGGCCCCTACGAGCCATGGGAGCGAGGTACTTCCAATTCCCAgagctttcttcagctccagTTGAACGACCAACATGTTTCCAAGCAAGAACGAAAAGAGCATTAGACCTGCCGAGCAGACAAGGACGAGTACAATTTCTGCTGTAAAGCTTGGTATTTCGGGAGGACGTCCTTGCGATGGCTTTGGGGGTGGCGATGCCGATTCATCTGCCATAT
The sequence above is a segment of the Aspergillus flavus chromosome 4, complete sequence genome. Coding sequences within it:
- a CDS encoding plasma membrane ammonium transporter; the encoded protein is MSSGDISEKHDIDTLRPIRTAESVFLPVSRDVFEKLYLSPKHPSVKGDLRKQVGNPTPISLIGFLVSATPNAFITMGIRGSGESGAAILPVFIFFGGMIQILGGIGEWVIGNTFSCALFFTYGTFWIVQGTGLMPLFATGLHYSSTGNALEGMQTPSYNATVGFYYIALTILTFVYTICSIRTNICLFTALFLLVITFALFAATYFQLALGEVALAARLQMAAGAFSLALVVPVWHIFIAQMLEAVDFPIAIPVGDLSTVILGRSQKIQMRAEE
- a CDS encoding putative efflux pump antibiotic resistance protein codes for the protein MQPGQHQEPNSTTVDDVNAPTVPTIHNDGFDSAPLSTRSSFSFHNRTASTPATGAQTPDPLLGPKPVNNEDLLKKLPTTITQAAESGDEYELGEKRGRAAAIDGLHNRRPSAIPGRNMADESASPPPKPSQGRPPEIPSFTAEIVLVLVCSAGLMLFSFLLGNMLVVQLELKKALGIGSTSLPWLVGAYACSNGVSVVVSGSLLDLTPPRRAIVGAFAWLTIWNVVGAFSLDPSREVLFFVVRAMQGLAIGVLVSGSMSVLGRLYSPGIRKNRVFAAISATAPLGFSLGAIEGGLLHGNLPWIFGVNAIITGLCAVAAFFSIPPLRPVADVEGTEAPTLRQFDYIGALFAIAGCVCLLFGLTQGSVTKWSVYTCVLVALGIVFLICLFVAERYVARPLIPSRLWRTKGFTPLMVAYFLGFGSFFGAWQFYAIQFWLRIQHATPIAVALYHIPNAVVGIIATFIVSRILHLVPGHYIYIVSMFAFTLGPAFFLPQTPNTIYWALSFPGIALVTFGPDMAFAAASIFITSNVPRSYQGSAASLLVTNQNLSSAIITSIADAIGAKVDQGPDGDVGLTGLRAIWWFALACQLLAALVTVVWVRIPKEEEKEHVT